The Metabacillus schmidteae genome includes a region encoding these proteins:
- the phnH gene encoding phosphonate C-P lyase system protein PhnH, whose protein sequence is MTKVEEKSFDIVHHTQSIYRHVLDSMARPGKVNSLENALVSIEDIPGLSKPLLGLAYTLIDREVNFRVIANQHSSVEKHIVRKTFGVLTHKNSADYLLIEKPLTPVEIMNVIEECKIGTLEDPHASTTILMTVDSISSDEEEGQHLTLKGPGIQTERSIYVRGLSLEWLLYRKKLNREFPLGIDMILVSRDGHVVSFPRTTIIESEGM, encoded by the coding sequence ATGACAAAGGTTGAGGAAAAATCATTTGATATTGTGCACCATACACAATCAATATATCGACATGTTTTAGATAGTATGGCGAGGCCTGGAAAAGTCAATAGTTTAGAGAATGCCTTAGTAAGCATAGAGGATATTCCCGGATTATCTAAACCTTTACTCGGATTAGCATATACGCTCATTGATCGTGAGGTTAACTTTCGTGTAATCGCCAACCAACATTCTTCTGTTGAAAAACATATTGTAAGAAAGACCTTCGGGGTACTTACACATAAAAACAGCGCTGATTATTTGTTAATTGAAAAGCCTCTTACCCCGGTAGAAATAATGAATGTAATAGAGGAATGCAAAATCGGAACGTTAGAAGATCCACATGCAAGTACAACAATCTTGATGACTGTAGATTCAATATCATCAGATGAAGAAGAAGGACAACACCTTACTCTTAAGGGACCTGGTATTCAAACAGAAAGAAGTATCTACGTTAGAGGTCTTTCGCTAGAATGGTTACTTTATAGAAAAAAGCTGAACCGTGAGTTTCCGCTTGGCATCGATATGATCTTAGTAAGCAGGGATGGACATGTTGTTTCATTTCCTAGAACGACAATTATAGAAAGTGAGGGTATGTAA